The genomic region GCAGGAAACCGCTGTGCGGTTACTTCGCAGGATATCAACGACTACCTGCGAACGATCATGCAGGCTGACTTTACGTCCAAGCATTTCCGGACATGGGCTGCAACGGCAGCAGCGCTGGAGGCGCTTTGCTGCATTGAGCTGCCTGACAGTGAGAGTGGAAAAAAGCGGACGCTGAACGGTGAAATCGACAAGGTTGCGCAACGGCTCGGCAATACGAGGGCGGTGTGCAGGCAGTCCTATATCCATCCCGCCGTTCCCGAACACTGGCTGGCCGGTGGGTTGGCATCAGAGGTAGAGGCGGCTTCGGCCATCCGGCTGATGGCTCCCGAACTGAACAGTGCGGAACGACGCACCTTGAAGTGGCTGCTTTCCCTTGAGAAGGCACATCCATGACGCGCTCGGCCTGCCGCGTCGGGCTGGCGTCAAACCAGAATGCCGGACGTTGAAGCTGCCCGTTGGAAAGCGAGCCTTGCATCTTCTGTACTGGTAATGTCGTGCGAGCACAGAAGGCAGGCTTTGATAGCGGCCCCGAGGCTGTTCAGTTCAAACCGGTTCCATTGGGATAACAATATGTTCTCCGCATCCGCTACCGTTCGTACTGACTGCGTGATGCCGTCGGCAATTTCGATGATGACGGCGTCATCCCAGTGCACCTGTTCCATGGCGGGCTCCTTCATGCAATGAACCCGGCAGAAGTATGAAAGTTCCGTAATTTGCCGCTTTTATCGATATTGGCAGGGTTTTTCTCAAGGCGAACGGTACTTGATATTTTAAATAAGAGACTTGTTTATTTCTGCGATAAAGCTAATTTTCATCAGAGTTTCTTGGTTGCGGAAGAAGAAATTCAATCATTGCTATAAGGAGGGAATATTCATGACCTCGATAAAGCAGCGTATGATTCAATTCGCGTTGATGTTGGGGCTTGTTTCCCTTGGCTCCATTGATGTTTCAAATGCCCAGTTCCTGGACTCTTTCAGGCCGCGAAATACAGTAACGGCAGACGTCATTACCCGGACGCCGGTCGGCACCCGTGTCGAGCTTACGGGGTCGATCAAAAGCAATGTCCGAAGAGCCGAGTATGTTTTTCAGGACCGCACCGGAAGAACGAGGGTCCGGATTGAGCGGGAAGTCTGGCGCGGACGAGAAATAAGCACAAGGAATGTAATCGAAATCCGGGGCCGCGTCGAAAACGACGTCAGGGGCAGGTTCATCGACGTATATTATTTCAAGGTCATCAAATAGCTGCCTTCAACGGTGCCTCATGCAGGAGCTGCCATGTTTAGAATGGGTGGGAAGTATCAGCATTTTGTTCACGGCAACGGCTGCGGTTGCTCCAACCCGATATTGCAGCAGGTTTCCCGGCGGCTGGATCGGCTGTCCCGAAGGCATTTCCTGACGGGCGTGGCAGCGGCAGTCGGCGCAACGATGGTTGCGGATCGCTCCGTCGCGCAATCAGCGAAGGTTTTGCTGACGCGGGCAAGGCTTTTCGACGGCAAGGCGGATACGCTGAAGTCTGGGGTACAGGTTCTGGTCGAAGGCAATCGCATTGCGGCTGTCGATATGTCGAACAGCGCTCCGCCCGATGGAGCGACGGTCATCGATTGCGGCGACCGTGTGCTGATGCCGGGGCTGATCGATGCGCACTGGCATGCCATATATGCGGCGGTGCCGCTTCCGGTTCTGCTGGAAGGTGATCTTGGTATTATTTTCGCCGCATCGACGGCGGAGGCGGAAAGAACGCTTCTGCGCGGCTTCACGACGGTGCGCGATATGGGCGGGCCGACTTTCTCGTTCAAGCGCGCGATCGATACCGGCATTATCAGCGGGCCGCGTATCTTTCCGGCAGGCGCGATGATAACGACGACCGGTGGCCACGGCGATCTCCGGTTGCCCACGGAAATACCGCGTGATGGCGGCAAGCTCAGCACCAGCGAGTTGATGGGCGCTTCGGCCATAGTCGATGATGCAGGCAGCTTGAAACTTCGTGTGCGCGAACAATTGTTGCAGGGCGCATCGCAGATCAAGATCGTTGCTGGCGGCGGCGTGTCCTCGCCGCGCAGTCCGCTGGATATGTCCACATTCAGCGAAGACGAGATACGCGCTGCGGTCGATGTGGCAAGGGACTGGAACACCTATGTCACGGTTCATGCCTATGCGCCGAATACAGTCCAGCGATCCATACGTGCGGGTGTTTCCTGTGTTGAACACGCGCATCTGATGGACGAGGAAACCGCGCGGATGATTGCGGAAAAAAATGTCTGGTTGAGCACCCAGCCTTTCCTGACGATGGACGATGCTGCATCGCAGACAGGCCCCGGTGCCGAACGAATTCAGCAGCTTTTCGCAGGTACGCCGCGAATTTATGAATTTATCCGTAAATACGGGATCAAGACCGCCTGGGGTTCCGACGTTCTGTTTTCCCCCGAATTGACCCCGCGCCAGAATTTCATGCTGACTCACTTGAGCCGTTGGTACTCGAATGCAGAGGTGCTTCGTGCGGCCACATCGGTCAATGCCGAACTTCTCGCGCTTTCCAATCTGCGCAATCCCTATCCCGGCAAGCTCGGTCTTATAGAGCACGGTGCTTTTGCCGATCTTCTGGTGCTGAACGAGAATCCGCTCGACGACATTCATGTGCTGGAAAAGCCGGAAGAAACGCTGGCGATCATCATGAAGGATGGGCAGATTCACAAGAATACCCTGAAATCATAAGCTCGTTTCGTCCTCGGGTCAGGGAGGTCCTATGCTGAAAGCTGGCAATGCAGCCCTGATCCTGATCGCGGGATGCGTGCTGATTGCAATGCTCCATTATGGCAGCGCGGTCTTTGCGCCGGTCGTTTTCGCGCTGTTCATCATCATGCTCGTCTGGCCGATCCAGCGGGCACTTTCGTTGATCATGCCGCGCTATGTTGCATTGGCGATCACTTTTCTTCTGGTCGTCTGTCTTCTGCTCGGTTTTGGATGGCTGATCGCCTGGACAGTCGGGCAGGTGGGACGCCGGATAGTGATCGACGCAGTGCGATACCAGTTGCTCTATGAACAGCTCAGAACCTGGCTCGACGGGCATGGGATTGCCGCATCGGTCCTGTTGTCGGAGAATTTCAGCGTCAGCTGGACTTTGCGAACGCTCCAGACGATAGGAAGCCGCCTCAACAATACGTTCAGCTTCTGGATCGTGGCGCTGGTCTATGTACTGTTGGGGCTGGCGGAAACCGAGGAGTTCGGGGCGCGGATCAGGCAGTTGAAAGATCAGGCGGCTGCGACCGCGTTTCTGCGCGCCAGCCGGTCGGCAGCAGCCAAAATCCGGTTCTACATGGTGCTCAGGGCGCTGATGAGCATTGCGACGGGTTCCTTCGTCTGGCTCCTGACCTGGCTGGTCGGTCTGCCATTTGCCGAAACGTGGGGATTTGTAGCGTTCATTCTCAATTTCATCCCGTTTCTCGGGCCGCTGGTCGCCACCCTCTTGATTACCGCCTTTGCGTTCACGCATTTTGCCAACTGGCAGATGGCGCTCATGGTCTTTATCGGTCTGAACATCGTGCAGTCCGTCATTGGAAGCGTGATCGAGCCCCGGCTGACGGGAAAGACGATTTCCCTGTCCCCCTTCGCAACGCTCTTTTCCGTTTTCGCATGGGGTTCCCTGTGGGGCGTCTTCGGAGCGTTCATCGGCGTACCGATCACTATCGTTGCCCTGACTTTCTGCGCGCAATACTCCGCCACGAGCTGGTTTGCGGAAATATTCGGCTTTTCTCGCGAGCAGCTTTGAAAGTTGTGGGATAGAAATTGCTATCCGGCACCCGTCCCATATCTTGACCTTTCAAGATGCGGCCTATGTATTCTGCGGTAAAGCGCATCATCCAAATGGGAAGGATATTTCGATGAGAATGATCCTGTACAGCGTCGTGACGATGGCCGTAATAGGAGCCACCGCCAGCGGGTGCACGACAGATGAACGAAGAACAGCCGGCTATGGTCTCGGCGGCGCCGCTATTGGCGGTCTTGCCGGAGCGGCCATCGGTGGCGATACACGCGGCGCGCTGACCGGCGCAGCTATCGGTGCAGCAGCAGGCACGCTGGTGGGCGTCGCCCAGACCCGCAACGGTGTGCAGTACTGCCGTTATCGCGATCGCCACGGCCGCGTTTTTGAAGCACGCTGCCGCTAGAGCATATCTCCCGAAAGCGGGAACCGGAAATACTCCAGAACGCTATGAAACACTGATTTCCGGATCCGCCCTTGAGGGGACAAGGATGCTGCGCGGTCGCTCCGGCACCGTGCATCCGTTATGGAGCGCCTCTTGATCCGATTGCATCAAAAGGCGCTCCAAAAGACTGTTTGAATGGCATTTTTTCCCGAACCGTGTCGCCTGATCTTGTGGTGTCCGCATGGACCGCCAGACAGACATTGGCGAAGCGGTTTGGCTTGTGAGTTTGTGGTTCTTTGTTACTTGGAGGGAAACATGAAACTGCATTCATTAACCGCTATTCTTGCATTCACCGCCTTCTTTTCCGTCGCAACCG from Brucella intermedia LMG 3301 harbors:
- a CDS encoding AI-2E family transporter translates to MLKAGNAALILIAGCVLIAMLHYGSAVFAPVVFALFIIMLVWPIQRALSLIMPRYVALAITFLLVVCLLLGFGWLIAWTVGQVGRRIVIDAVRYQLLYEQLRTWLDGHGIAASVLLSENFSVSWTLRTLQTIGSRLNNTFSFWIVALVYVLLGLAETEEFGARIRQLKDQAAATAFLRASRSAAAKIRFYMVLRALMSIATGSFVWLLTWLVGLPFAETWGFVAFILNFIPFLGPLVATLLITAFAFTHFANWQMALMVFIGLNIVQSVIGSVIEPRLTGKTISLSPFATLFSVFAWGSLWGVFGAFIGVPITIVALTFCAQYSATSWFAEIFGFSREQL
- a CDS encoding DUF982 domain-containing protein; the encoded protein is MEQVHWDDAVIIEIADGITQSVRTVADAENILLSQWNRFELNSLGAAIKACLLCSHDITSTEDARLAFQRAASTSGILV
- a CDS encoding glycine zipper 2TM domain-containing protein, with the translated sequence MRMILYSVVTMAVIGATASGCTTDERRTAGYGLGGAAIGGLAGAAIGGDTRGALTGAAIGAAAGTLVGVAQTRNGVQYCRYRDRHGRVFEARCR
- a CDS encoding NirD/YgiW/YdeI family stress tolerance protein produces the protein MTSIKQRMIQFALMLGLVSLGSIDVSNAQFLDSFRPRNTVTADVITRTPVGTRVELTGSIKSNVRRAEYVFQDRTGRTRVRIEREVWRGREISTRNVIEIRGRVENDVRGRFIDVYYFKVIK
- a CDS encoding metal-dependent hydrolase family protein; amino-acid sequence: MFRMGGKYQHFVHGNGCGCSNPILQQVSRRLDRLSRRHFLTGVAAAVGATMVADRSVAQSAKVLLTRARLFDGKADTLKSGVQVLVEGNRIAAVDMSNSAPPDGATVIDCGDRVLMPGLIDAHWHAIYAAVPLPVLLEGDLGIIFAASTAEAERTLLRGFTTVRDMGGPTFSFKRAIDTGIISGPRIFPAGAMITTTGGHGDLRLPTEIPRDGGKLSTSELMGASAIVDDAGSLKLRVREQLLQGASQIKIVAGGGVSSPRSPLDMSTFSEDEIRAAVDVARDWNTYVTVHAYAPNTVQRSIRAGVSCVEHAHLMDEETARMIAEKNVWLSTQPFLTMDDAASQTGPGAERIQQLFAGTPRIYEFIRKYGIKTAWGSDVLFSPELTPRQNFMLTHLSRWYSNAEVLRAATSVNAELLALSNLRNPYPGKLGLIEHGAFADLLVLNENPLDDIHVLEKPEETLAIIMKDGQIHKNTLKS